The Psychromonas sp. MME1 genome window below encodes:
- a CDS encoding Imm51 family immunity protein — protein sequence MKQPNAYQPFLISSMKKDHTITLSDLKWTTFEENDFLGDGEDWGLVLTNMLTEKSPELLSKITFGKETLSFCIHSEDKEVLRKIAEMVASFYENKAELTANIKRYAIY from the coding sequence ATGAAACAGCCAAATGCTTATCAACCTTTTTTAATTTCAAGCATGAAAAAAGACCATACCATTACATTAAGTGACTTAAAATGGACAACATTTGAAGAAAATGATTTTTTAGGGGATGGTGAAGATTGGGGCTTAGTATTAACTAATATGCTCACGGAAAAGAGCCCTGAGTTACTCAGTAAAATTACCTTTGGTAAAGAAACCTTGAGCTTTTGTATTCACAGTGAAGATAAAGAAGTATTAAGAAAAATAGCAGAAATGGTCGCGTCATTTTACGAAAATAAAGCCGAGTTAACGGCGAATATTAAACGTTATGCTATCTATTAA
- a CDS encoding pseudouridine synthase, whose translation MVATKVNTAPRKIILFNKPFDVLSQFTDQGSTTNSRKTLADFIDIKDVYAAGRLDRDSEGLLLLTNDGKLQAKITQPDAKTSKTYWVQVEGAPEESDLQKLRDGVELKDGLTLPAQVALMAAPLIWDRIPPIRERANIPTTWLSITINEGRNRQVRRMTANIGFPTLRLIRYRIGHWTIDGIANGQYKVV comes from the coding sequence ATGGTAGCGACGAAGGTCAACACGGCACCACGTAAAATAATCTTATTTAATAAACCCTTTGACGTGTTGAGTCAATTTACCGATCAAGGTAGCACCACTAATAGCCGCAAAACCTTAGCCGATTTCATTGATATTAAAGATGTTTATGCTGCGGGAAGACTCGATAGAGACAGTGAAGGTTTATTACTACTGACTAATGATGGCAAACTACAGGCAAAAATAACTCAACCCGATGCTAAAACCAGTAAAACCTATTGGGTACAAGTAGAAGGCGCGCCAGAGGAATCTGACCTACAGAAGTTACGCGATGGCGTAGAGCTCAAAGATGGTTTAACACTGCCAGCTCAAGTTGCGTTGATGGCTGCACCTTTGATTTGGGATAGAATCCCCCCCATACGAGAGCGAGCCAATATTCCCACCACTTGGCTAAGTATTACCATTAATGAAGGACGTAATCGTCAGGTTCGACGCATGACGGCTAACATTGGTTTTCCAACGTTACGGTTAATTCGCTACCGTATCGGTCATTGGACGATTGATGGTATTGCTAATGGACAATATAAAGTCGTGTAA
- a CDS encoding NADP-dependent isocitrate dehydrogenase, with translation MTDKTAKIIYTQTDEAPALATHSLLPIVNAFTKAAGIVVETRDISVAARIISHFSDYLSAEQQLPDNLAELGDLAKTPEANIIKLPNVSASIPQLQAAIKELQAHGYALPDYPENPQTDAEIDIKGRYAKVLGSAVNPVLREGNSDRRVADAVKQYAKDNPHRMGAWSKDSKSHVAHMQQGDFYGSEQSVILNQDDDVKIEFTSASGAVTVLKASTPVLKDEVIDSSVMSCAALRAFYEAQMQDAKANNVMLSLHLKATMMKVSDPIMFGHAVTVYFKEVFEKYAQLFAQLGVDASNGLGDVYAKIKQLPAAQQAQIEQDIAAVYGKRPGLAMVDSDKGITNLHVPSDVIIDASMPAMVRASGQMWNAQGKLEDTKALIPDRCYAGIYQETIAFCREHGAFDPATMGNVSNVGLMAQKAEEYGSHDKTFQIKESGVVKVSDSAGNILMEHNVASGDIWRMCQAKDIPIRDWVRLAVSRSRATGQPAIFWLDENRAHDANLITKVKTYLQDHDTNGLDIQIMSPNDAIKYTLKRVKAGDNTISVTGNVLRDYLTDLFPILELGTSAKMLSIVPLLAGGGLFETGAGGSAPKHVQQFVEEGHLRWDSLGEFLALAVSIEDIAQKTANSKAVVLANALNAANAKFLKEDKSPSRKVKELDNRGSHFYLAMYWAEALATQNNDAQLQEKFTPLAKALIDNEAAIVQELNDAQGSRIDLGGYFHTDQAKVAAAMRPSKTLNAALAAI, from the coding sequence ATGACAGATAAAACTGCAAAAATCATCTATACACAAACGGATGAAGCTCCAGCACTAGCAACTCACTCTTTATTACCCATTGTTAATGCTTTCACTAAAGCAGCTGGAATCGTGGTGGAAACACGTGATATTTCCGTTGCAGCACGTATTATTTCTCATTTTTCTGATTACCTTTCCGCAGAACAACAACTACCAGACAACTTAGCTGAGTTAGGTGATCTAGCGAAAACGCCAGAGGCAAATATTATTAAATTGCCTAATGTAAGTGCCTCTATTCCACAACTACAAGCGGCGATTAAAGAGTTACAAGCGCACGGTTATGCGTTACCTGACTATCCTGAAAATCCACAAACGGATGCTGAAATTGATATTAAAGGGCGTTATGCCAAGGTGTTAGGGAGTGCGGTAAATCCGGTTCTACGTGAGGGTAACTCAGATCGTCGAGTTGCCGATGCCGTTAAACAGTATGCCAAAGATAACCCTCATCGTATGGGCGCATGGTCAAAGGATTCAAAGTCGCACGTTGCTCACATGCAGCAGGGGGATTTTTACGGTAGCGAGCAATCGGTGATCTTAAACCAAGATGACGATGTTAAAATTGAATTCACTAGCGCATCGGGTGCGGTGACCGTATTAAAAGCGTCAACACCCGTATTAAAGGATGAAGTAATCGATTCATCGGTGATGAGTTGTGCAGCACTGCGTGCTTTTTATGAAGCACAAATGCAGGATGCAAAGGCCAATAACGTCATGTTATCACTGCACCTTAAAGCGACCATGATGAAAGTATCTGATCCTATTATGTTTGGTCATGCTGTTACCGTCTACTTTAAAGAAGTATTTGAAAAATATGCGCAATTATTTGCACAACTCGGTGTTGATGCGAGCAACGGACTTGGCGATGTTTACGCAAAAATAAAACAGCTCCCAGCAGCACAACAAGCGCAAATTGAACAGGATATTGCCGCTGTTTATGGTAAACGTCCAGGCTTGGCAATGGTTGACTCCGATAAAGGGATCACTAATTTACATGTACCAAGCGATGTAATTATTGATGCTTCTATGCCAGCGATGGTGCGCGCTTCTGGGCAAATGTGGAATGCACAGGGCAAATTAGAAGATACTAAAGCGCTGATCCCTGATCGCTGTTATGCAGGTATCTACCAAGAAACCATCGCATTTTGTCGTGAACACGGCGCCTTTGACCCAGCAACCATGGGCAACGTTTCTAACGTTGGATTGATGGCACAAAAAGCAGAAGAGTATGGTTCACACGATAAAACCTTCCAAATTAAAGAGTCGGGTGTTGTTAAAGTGAGCGATTCTGCGGGAAATATATTGATGGAGCATAATGTCGCTAGCGGTGATATTTGGCGTATGTGCCAAGCGAAGGATATTCCTATTCGTGACTGGGTACGTCTTGCTGTTAGTCGCTCTCGTGCAACGGGACAACCAGCTATTTTCTGGTTAGATGAAAATCGTGCCCATGACGCGAATTTGATCACTAAAGTTAAAACCTATCTGCAAGACCATGATACCAATGGCCTTGATATTCAAATTATGTCGCCTAATGATGCCATTAAATATACGCTTAAGCGCGTTAAAGCAGGTGACAATACTATCTCTGTAACGGGTAATGTATTACGTGATTATCTCACCGATCTTTTCCCAATATTAGAGTTAGGCACAAGTGCTAAAATGTTGTCTATCGTCCCGTTACTTGCTGGTGGTGGTCTATTTGAAACGGGTGCCGGTGGTAGTGCACCTAAGCATGTGCAACAGTTTGTTGAAGAAGGGCATTTGCGTTGGGACTCGCTAGGTGAATTCTTAGCCTTAGCCGTTTCTATTGAAGATATTGCACAAAAAACAGCAAACAGCAAAGCGGTTGTGCTTGCTAATGCGCTTAATGCGGCCAATGCTAAATTCCTCAAAGAGGATAAATCACCGTCACGCAAAGTGAAAGAACTGGACAACCGTGGTAGCCATTTCTACCTAGCTATGTATTGGGCTGAAGCGCTTGCGACACAAAATAATGATGCTCAGTTACAGGAAAAATTTACTCCACTTGCAAAAGCATTGATTGATAATGAAGCCGCGATTGTACAAGAGTTAAATGATGCACAGGGTTCGCGCATTGATTTGGGTGGGTATTTCCACACTGATCAGGCCAAAGTAGCCGCAGCGATGCGCCCAAGTAAAACATTAAATGCCGCACTAGCTGCCATTTAA
- the nfsA gene encoding oxygen-insensitive NADPH nitroreductase — protein MNDIISLLQSHRSIRRFSEKNVPQKTVETLVQAGQAAATSSFIQACTVIQIAPGEKRNKLAELAGNQPYVANAPVFLVFCADMHRHQLACEMHGETMQSGYTEQFLTASVDTALFAQNLVIAAESLGLGSCYIGGIRNEIEQVTNLLALPELVYPVFGLCLGYPDQNHEIKPRLPLSIVLKQESYDAPNDVAELAVYDQQIQRYYQTRSAGQKTTNWTAQIATMLQKEARPHMLPFLKQQGFIIK, from the coding sequence ATGAACGATATCATTTCACTGCTACAATCACACCGCTCAATTCGCCGCTTTAGTGAAAAAAATGTGCCACAAAAAACAGTCGAAACGCTGGTTCAGGCGGGGCAAGCAGCCGCCACTTCGAGCTTTATCCAAGCCTGTACGGTTATTCAAATCGCGCCCGGTGAGAAACGCAATAAGCTCGCTGAGCTTGCAGGAAACCAACCTTATGTTGCGAATGCGCCCGTTTTTTTGGTATTTTGTGCCGATATGCATCGCCATCAACTCGCCTGTGAAATGCACGGTGAAACGATGCAAAGTGGTTATACGGAACAATTTTTAACGGCTTCCGTTGATACGGCTTTATTTGCACAGAATCTGGTCATTGCAGCTGAGTCATTGGGGTTGGGAAGTTGCTACATTGGTGGAATACGTAATGAAATAGAGCAGGTGACAAATTTATTGGCCTTACCTGAGCTGGTCTATCCCGTATTTGGGTTATGTTTAGGTTATCCTGATCAAAATCACGAAATAAAACCTCGTTTACCGTTATCGATTGTTCTCAAACAAGAAAGCTATGATGCCCCAAACGATGTGGCAGAACTCGCTGTTTATGATCAACAGATACAAAGATATTATCAAACCCGCAGTGCAGGGCAAAAAACAACGAACTGGACAGCGCAAATCGCAACGATGTTACAAAAAGAAGCTCGTCCACACATGTTGCCCTTCCTTAAGCAACAAGGTTTTATCATTAAATAA